One window of Sardina pilchardus chromosome 2, fSarPil1.1, whole genome shotgun sequence genomic DNA carries:
- the vps37c gene encoding vacuolar protein sorting-associated protein 37C, which yields MDKLQDLSQSELQDLLDNSERVESMALESDEIQNIQLEREMALASNRSLAERNLDMKPRLERERERLVERYSELEEVQDKYKQRCALRDNVMGQVSPEMLFSRLQAEGTSTEAESETLAEEFLEGSLSLDSFLDRFLSLRSLAHKRRVRIEKLQEVLRQKSQAVGDNAAAMTTTPCANQDPAVTSSPWQPGQTQPQPQSVAKSSGSFSNSPQNPSGSALPYSPFPVSPPSQPSSAAAAGPANPPSQFPPYPSPGSSFTPAAGYAASRPSFGPGPCPYPTQPAFSGIPGPPFGQFGPSPAPYPSAYPYPAGYSYPTGPSLPPSQPNAGRPVYQSGFRVPQSYS from the exons ATGGATAAGCTTCAGGACCTCAGCCAATCCGAGTTGCAGGATTTGCTGGACAACTCGGAACGGGTGGAGTCGATGGCACTGGAATCAGATGAG ATTCAAAACATCCAGCTGGAGCGGGAGATGGCCCTGGCCTCCAACCGTAGCCTGGCTGAGAGAAACCTGGACATGAAGCCGAGGCTAGAACGGGAGAGGGAACGCCTGGTGGAGCGCTACTCAGAGCTGGAGGAAGTGCAAGACAAATATAAGCAGCGGTGTGCTCTCAGAG ACAATGTAATGGGGCAGGTGTCACCGGAGATGCTGTTCTCCCGTCTTCAGGCAGAGGGCACTAGCACAGAGGCAGAGTCTGAG ACACTAGCAGAAGAGTTTCTGGAAGGTTCTTTGTCTCTGGACTCTTTCCTGGATCGCTTCCTTTCCCTCCGCTCCCTTGCGCACAAAAGACGAGTACGGATAGAGAAGCTGCAGGAGGTTTTACGCCAAAAGAGCCAGGCGGTAGGTGACAACGCGGCCGCCATGACGACAACGCCCTGCGCCAACCAGGATCCAGCGGTGACATCCTCGCCCTGGCAACCAGGCCAGACGCAGCCGCAGCCGCAGAGCGTGGCCAAGTCCAGCGGCAGCTTCTCAAACTCCCCCCAGAATCCCTCCGGCTCGGCTCTGCCCTACAGCCCCTTCCCCGTGTCTCCCCCCTCCCAGCCCTCAAGCGCTGCCGCAGCAGGCCCCGCCAATCCCCCTTCTCAGTTTCCACCCTACCCCAGCCCGGGGTCCTCTTTCACCCCTGCAGCAGGATATGCCGCCTCCCGGCCCAGCTTTGGCCCTGGGCCCTGCCCTTACCCCACCCAGCCAGCTTTCTCTGGCATCCCCGGGCCTCCCTTTGGGCAGTTTggccccagcccagccccctACCCTTCTGCGTATCCCTACCCGGCGGGCTACAGCTACCCCACTGGGCCCAGCTTGCCGCCCTCCCAGCCAAACGCGGGCAGGCCTGTCTACCAGTCTGGATTCAGGGTGCCGCAGTCCTACTCCTga
- the si:dkey-9i23.16 gene encoding uncharacterized protein si:dkey-9i23.16 has product MASTQAHSHERSSQLHRIFRQYDPEAAAVVSVVLGLLQVLLAAPVYFMKLKPFLFVVPLIFGMLFVSGGSFAVACSKYPDRRLLKSCAYSNMACLLGALVAVCVYIVVLCSELPQLCLKSDDYYENDHICDRLHQLSYGIVGSLLVYDIAAMILHSLLSYSAVKGLKID; this is encoded by the exons ATGGCATCAACGCAAGCGCATTCTCATGAGAGGAGTTCCCAATTGCACCGCATCTTTCGCCAGTATGACCCAGAGGCTGCTGCA GTGGTGTCAGTCGTTCTTGGGTTACTTCAGGTTCTTCTGGCAGCACCAGTTTACTTCATGAAATTGAAGCCTTTTCTCTTTGTGGTCCCCTTGATATTTGGAATGTTG TTTGTATCAGGAGGATCGTTTGCTGTTGCTTGCTCTAAATATCCTGACAGACGATTG CTAAAAAGCTGTGCCTACAGTAATATGGCTTGTCTCCTGGGCGCCCTGGTTGCTGTCTGTGTCTACATTGTGGTCCTTTGCAGCGAACTGCCTCAGCTGTGTTTAAAATCTGATGACTATTATGAAAATGATCACATATGTGACAGA CTGCACCAATTATCCTACGGAATTGTTGGCTCACTCTTGGTGTACGACATTGCAGCCATGATCCTTCACTCACTTCTGTCATATTCTGCAGTCAAAGGTCTAAAAATAGACTGA
- the tmem176 gene encoding transmembrane protein 176, with protein MAVSVSRDLSVTVGEDIVADKLADRQALLQNLEKSQSKALGVSQLMLGLLVMMNSIPLLFTDCTEILTFGVPLWSGFVFVIAGCFAIMLEKFISRKYLFSCVAMSAAAALTSAVALIIYLTDITKHPTKYCASHELCSDEHYATLLSTGLKTSLACYTTVQTVISIILTLTLYKARKHLDIYERINR; from the exons ATGGCTGTATCAGTGTCCAGAGATTTGTCAGTCACTGTGGGCGAGGACATTGTTGCTGATAAACTTGCAGACAGACAAGCTTTGTTGCAAAATCTCGAGAAAAGTCAATCCAAAGCTCTGGGG GTCTCCCAGTTGATGCTGGGACTACTTGTCATGATGAACTCCATCCCACTCTTgtttactgactgcactgaGATTTTAACTTTTGGAGTGCCCTTGTGGAGTGGCTTTGTG TTTGTCATTGCAGGGTGTTTTGCCATAATGCTAGAAAAATTCATCAGCAGAAAATAT CTCTTCTCCTGTGTGGCCATGTCAGCGGCAGCCGCGCTGACATCTGCCGTTGCCCTAATCATCTACCTCACTGACATCACCAAGCACCCAACAAAATATTGTGCTTCTCATGAATTGTGTTCGGACGAACATTATGCCACG TTGTTAAGTACCGGTTTAAAGACATCCCTGGCATGCTACACCACCGTCCAAACCGTCATCTCTATTATCCTGACACTTACTTTGTACAAAGCAAGGAAGCACCTTGACATTTATGAG AGAATCAACAGATAA